One Malus sylvestris chromosome 14, drMalSylv7.2, whole genome shotgun sequence DNA segment encodes these proteins:
- the LOC126599644 gene encoding CBBY-like protein — protein sequence MASMAVCHSLATLSSTKPLLSQKKATSIANLKSHERVLQSSLLGTRILIRKTRVPFSSRVGATSTSEVTCSASSSTLPSALLFDCDGVLVDTEKDGHRISFNDTFKEKELGVTWDVDLYGELLKIGGGKERMTAYFNKTGWPEKAPKSEEERKAFIASLHKRKTELFMALIEKKLLPLRPGVAKLIDQALADGVKVAVCSTSNEKAVSAIVSFLLGPERAEKIKIFAGDVVPRKKPDPAIYVLAANTLGVDPSSCVVIEDSGIGLAAAKAAGMKCIVTKSGYTAEEDFQNADAVFDFIGDPPEERFDLGFCRSLLKQYVS from the exons ATGGCGTCAATGGCTGTCTGTCATTCCTTAGCAACATTATCTTCTACGAAACCTTTGCTATCTCAAAAGAAGGCAACCTCCATTGCCAACCTCAAATCCCACGAAAGGGTCTTACAATCTTCACTGTTGGGCACAAGAATACTGATTAGAAAAACAAGAGTGCCATTTAGCAGCAGGGTTGGAGCAACATCGACTTCCGAGGTCACTTGCTCTGCCTCTTCTTCCACTCTTCCTTCGGCTCTTCTCTTCGACTGTGATGGCGTGCTTGTCGATACAGAGAAGGACGGGCATCGCATTTCTTTCAACGACACTTTCAAAGAG AAAGAACTGGGTGTTACTTGGGATGTCGATTTATATGGCGAGTTGCTCAAGATTGGAGGTGGAAAAGAAAG GATGACAGCCTATTTTAACAAGACGGGTTGGCCAGAAAAAGCTCCCAAGAGTGAAGAAGAACGAAAAGCATTCATAGCTTCACTGCACAAGCGAAAGACGGAGTTGTTCATGGCCCTTATTGAGAAAAAGTTGCTGCCTCTTAGACCCGGAGTTGCAAA GCTGATAGACCAGGCTTTGGCAGACGGAGTTAAAGTTGCCGTGTGCAGCACTTCCAATGAGAAGGCG gtCTCTGCAATAGTTTCATTCTTGCTGGGACCAGAACGGGCAGAAAAAATCAAGATATTTGCAGGAGATGTCGTTCCTCGCAAGAAGCCTGATCCG GCCATCTATGTATTGGCGGCTAACACTCTCGGTGTTGATCCTTCGAG TTGTGTTGTGATCGAGGACAGCGGCATAGGCCTTGCAGCTGCCAAAGCTGCAGGAATGAAGTGTATAGTAACGAAAAGCGG GTACACAGCCGAAGAAGACTTTCAGAATGCAGATGCAGTCTTTGACTTCATCGGAGATCCCCCGGAGGAGCGATTTGACTTGGGATTCTGTAGAAGCCTTCTCAAGCAGTACGTGAGCTAG
- the LOC126599639 gene encoding uncharacterized protein LOC126599639, which yields MGGVTSSMAAKFAFFPPNPPSYKVVKDEATGLLLLDPLPHRENVDVLKFPTRRGNEIVAVYIRHPMATSTLLYSHGNATDIGQMYELFIELSIHLRVNLMAYDYSGYGQSSGKASEHNTYADIEAAYKCLEERYGAKQEDVILYGQSVGSGPTVDLAVRLPRLRAIVLHSPILSGLRVMYPVKRTYWFDIYKNIDKIPLVKCPVLVIHGTSDEVVDCSHGKQLWVLCQEKYEPLWLKGGNHCNLELYPEYIRHLNKFISTVEKSPSRRITSRKSTGHRKSTDRIEHPRRSVDFYEAPRKSTDRREKSRKSTDRPEKLNISEYKFNNIDKVDKFRISVDQIEKSRRSVEYRHEKSRRSVDCQLEKPRKSIDWLERIRPR from the exons ATGGGTGGGGTTACTTCATCCATGGCTGCAAAGTTTGCATTTTTTCCACCGAACCCACCATCCTACAAGGTAGTGAAAGACGAAGCCACAGGGCTGTTGCTACTGGATCCGCTTCCCCACCGCGAAAACGTCGACGTTTTGAAGTTTCCGACGCGCCGCGGCAATGAGATCGTCGCCGTCTATATCCGCCACCCAATGGCCACGTCCACGCTCCTTTACTCCCACGGCAACGCCACCGATATCGGCCAGATGTACGAGCTTTTTATCGAATTGAGCATTCACCTGCGCGTCAATCTCATGGC GTATGATTACTCTGGCTATGGGCAGTCCTCAGGCAAG GCGAGTGAACATAATACTTATGCAGATATTGAAGCTGCATATAAGTGTCTTGAAGAGAGGTATGGTGCTAAGCAGGAAGACGTAATCCTCTATGGTCAGTCGGTTGGAAGTGGCCCGACTGTTGATCTTGCTGTCCGTTTGCCTCGATTAAGGGCAATTGTGCTGCATAGTCCTATATTATCTGGTTTAAGAGTCATGTATCCTGTGAAGCGCACATACTGGTTTGATATCTATAAG AACATTGATAAAATCCCACTGGTAAAATGTCCTGTGCTGGTAATACAC GGAACATCTGATGAAGTTGTGGACTGCTCACACGGCAAGCAACTTTGGGTACTTTGCCAAGAGAAATATGAACCTCTATGGCTCAAAGGCGGAAATCACTGTAATTTGGAGCTCTATCCAGAATATATTAGACATCTCAACAAGTTCATCTCAACTGTCGAAAAATCACCTTCACGTAGGATTACTTCAAGAAAAAGCACAGGCCACAGGAAAAGCACGGACCGTATTGAACATCCTAGGAGGAGTGTCGATTTTTACGAGGCTCCAAGAAAGAGTACTGATCGGAGAGAGAAATCAAGGAAAAGCACTGATAGACCTGAAAAGCTGAATATTAGTGAATACAAGTTCAATAACATTGACAAGGTAGACAAGTTTAGAATCTCTGTTGACCAGATAGAGAAGTCACGAAGAAGTGTGGAATACCGTCATGAGAAATCCAGGAGAAGCGTCGACTGTCAGCTAGAAAAACCACGGAAGAGCATTGACTGGCTGGAGAGAATTCGACCTAGGTAA